One Calditrichia bacterium DNA window includes the following coding sequences:
- a CDS encoding class I SAM-dependent methyltransferase, protein MNIYTGLFPLIYDMYWPAFGRSAAPMICDFYSNTAAGKEKLPVLDLCCGTGDLALHFLQNGFPVTGVDISAGMLDLAREKTADFLANGAAQFIESDVSKFNIDNKFGLVVSTYDSFNHLPEIQQIKQTLANAKTMLLDDGWLIFDMNTERGLRQFTNIQVMDQQEVLMISRSIFDARNACSILEITGFVKNETGQFERFDQSLTNFVYNLREIFSYLIYLGFRNVRFCSANDLSQNIHNPEDHERIFFVAQR, encoded by the coding sequence GTGAATATTTACACCGGATTGTTCCCATTAATTTACGATATGTATTGGCCGGCGTTTGGGCGCAGCGCAGCGCCGATGATCTGCGATTTTTACAGCAACACCGCCGCCGGAAAAGAAAAACTGCCCGTGCTCGATTTGTGTTGCGGCACCGGCGATCTGGCGTTGCATTTTCTCCAAAACGGATTTCCGGTGACCGGTGTGGATATTTCTGCGGGAATGCTGGATCTCGCTCGCGAAAAAACCGCTGATTTTTTGGCAAACGGTGCGGCGCAATTTATCGAATCCGATGTCAGTAAATTTAATATTGACAACAAGTTTGGGCTGGTGGTTTCCACTTACGATTCGTTCAATCATCTGCCGGAAATCCAGCAAATTAAACAAACGCTCGCAAATGCCAAAACCATGCTGCTGGACGATGGCTGGCTGATTTTCGACATGAATACGGAGCGGGGTTTGCGCCAGTTCACCAACATTCAAGTGATGGATCAGCAGGAGGTTTTGATGATCAGCCGCAGCATTTTCGACGCGCGCAACGCCTGCTCCATTCTCGAAATCACCGGATTTGTGAAAAACGAAACCGGACAATTCGAGCGCTTCGATCAGTCACTGACCAATTTTGTTTATAATTTGCGCGAAATTTTTTCCTACCTCATTTACCTCGGTTTCCGGAATGTGCGTTTCTGCTCGGCAAACGATTTGTCGCAAAACATTCACAATCCGGAAGATCACGAACGCATCTTTTTTGTCGCACAGCGATAA